The following coding sequences are from one Chelonoidis abingdonii isolate Lonesome George chromosome 4, CheloAbing_2.0, whole genome shotgun sequence window:
- the RAB3IL1 gene encoding guanine nucleotide exchange factor for Rab-3A isoform X2: MVRDANTKQAASEKQLREARGKIDMLQAEVTALKTLVITSTPSSPNRELHPQLQSPSKAVFRKGHGRNKSASSAVVTATSQSLPLEPVSNECKEVDSILFAEFQAWKESPTLEKSCSFLERIYREDVGPCLDFTKQELSELVREAVEQNTLTIEPVATQALPVVKVSAMECGGPNGFRSQTVTKCALSGLSRACKHRIKLGDSGNYYYISPSCRARITAVCNFFTYIRYIQQGLVRQDVELMYWEIMRLRREMSMAKLGFYPSAM; this comes from the exons ATGGTAAGAGACGCGAACACTAAGCAGGCGGCGTCAGAGAAGCAGCTGAGGGAGGCGCGAGGAAAG ATCGACATGCTGCAAGCAGAGGTGACTGCTTTGAAGACTCTGGTGATCACTTCCACACCTTCCTCTCCAAACCGAGAgctgcacccccagctccaaagCCCCTCCAAAGCCGTCTTCAGGAAAGGGCACGGGCGGAACAAGAGCGCCAGCAGCGCAGTAGTCACAGccaccagccagagcctgccCTTGGAGCCGGTCAGCAACGAGTGCAAAGAG GTCGACTCCATCCTGTTCGCTGAGTTCCAGGCCTGGAAGGAATCCCCAACTTTGGAAAAATCCTGCTCCTTCCTGGAGCGGATTTACCGGGAAGATGTGGGGCCCTGCCTGGACTTTACCAAACAGGAG CTATCAGAGCTGGTGCGGGAGGCCGTGGAGCAGAACACGCTCACCATAGAGCCTGTGGCTACCCAGGCACTGCCCGTAGTGAAGGTGTCGGCGATGGAATGTGGCGGACCAAA CGGGTTCCGGTCACAAACTGTAAC GAAGTGCGCTCTGAGTGGTCTGTCCCGAGCCTGCAAACACCGCATCAAACTGGGGGATTCTGGGAACTATTATTACATCTCACCATCCTGCAGGGCCAGG aTCACAGCCGTATGCAACTTCTTCACCTACATTCGCTACATCCAGCAGGGCTTGGTGAGACAGGATG TGGAGCTGATGTACTGGGAAATCATGCGGCTCAGGAGGGAAATGTCCATGGCCAAGCTGGGCTTCTACCCCAGTGCGATGTAG